The Candidatus Cetobacterium colombiensis genome includes a window with the following:
- a CDS encoding NAD(P)H-dependent oxidoreductase, protein MKTLVILSHLNYSNSRVNKSLAEELKKYNEITIHNLNEIYPDENIDKHKEQNLLLKYDRIVFQFPFYWGSHQENAE, encoded by the coding sequence ATGAAAACTTTAGTAATATTAAGTCATTTAAATTATTCTAACTCTAGAGTAAATAAAAGTTTAGCAGAGGAATTAAAAAAATATAATGAAATAACAATACATAACTTAAATGAAATTTATCCTGATGAAAATATAGATAAGCATAAGGAACAAAATCTTTTATTAAAATACGATCGAATTGTATTTCAATTTCCATTCTATTGGGGGTCCCATCAGGAAAACGCGGAATAA